A segment of the Pseudomonas versuta genome:
GGCGGCGAGTCAGGCAGGGTTACGCCGGTCAGTGGATACAGGTTGCCCAGGCTGCTGCCTGCCAACTTCAGGCGCAGGTCCAGCGCCCCCAGATGGAACGGGTCGGTCAGGGTGCCGGCCAGCTCGACTTTGGTGTCGGCAATGCTCACTTGCGCCTGCAACGGGAAGGGTTTGGCCGCGTCCTGCAAGGCCAGCAGGCCGCCAATCTTCCCGGTGCCGTCGAGGCTCTGGCCGTGGTACTGACCTTTGACCTTCAGGGCGAAGGCATAGTCTTGTGGTGCGCTACCTTTCTCCAGCGCTTTTTTTGCAGCGCTCTGGCCGACGATGTCGCTGAACGGGACGGGTTTGCCCAGCGGATCAATCAGTACATCAAGACGGGTTTTCAGGGTCTGGTCATTAAGCGTTACATGGCCCTTGTCGAAACCAATGGCGCCTATGTCCACTGTCCAGTCCGAGGGTTTTTCGTTCGGGTCTTTGGGGTCGAACGTGAATGTCCAGTTCGCCCGGCCATCGGCCAGACGTTCAAGGCTGGCCGAGGGTTCGGTCAGATCGATACGCGGGATATCCACGGTCTGCGTCAGCAACGCCAGCGGCGACAGACGCAGCTCAACCTTCTTGAGGCTGGCCATTTGCGGTGCCTTGGACCACTCGGGATTGCCCAGGGCCAGGTCTTCGGCAATCACGTGGGGCCAGGGCACCCAGGCACGCCAGCCCCCTTCGTCCGCTTCACGCTGCCAGCGCACGGCGAGGTTGCCGTTAATGGCAAAAGGACGATGGAGGATGTCAGACACCTTGGTATTGATTGTGGGCTTGATCCGGTTCCAGTCGAAGGTAGCGAGGATCACCACCAGAACCACCACCAGCAGAACCAAAATACCGCCAATCCAGGCAAGGATTTTACGGGTGCGTGTCATGTAACGGCTCCTTATTACGGCTGAACGTCCCAACTGCGGCATTTATGAAGGGCTGCGACGCTAATAAAAGTACGACTGTCTGAGACCGCTCAAGGTTTAACCGGCGTACGACTTTCGTAAAAAAGCTGCCCGAAAGCCGCGGACCAGAGCCCTCAAGACTGAACAATCAATTGTGTTGATTATCACCATTGGCCGTATGAACTTTGATATCCAGGATCCAAGCGTAGCATTGCCTCCATACACAGTTCATTGCACTGCTACGGAGCACCCACCTCATGAAACGCCCATTATTGCTTGGTCTTACCCTTTCACTGTTTGCCATTAACGCCTTTGCGATGCCTGCCGACGATGAGCCGACACCTATGGCTCAACCCGCTTCCAGCACCTTGAGCCAACCGCTCAACCCTGTGGCTGAAGACGGTGCACAACGCACCCTGGACCAGCAGAACCGCGTGGCTGAAGACGGCTACGATCGCACTCAACGCCAGAACAACCTGGTGGCTGAAGGCGGCGCGGATCGTCTTGCACAAAGGAATCAACGTGCCAGCTAAGCCAATACTTGTAGTCGCTGCCGCAGGCTGCGATGGGGTGCACAGCAGCCCCAAGACGCTATAGGTCCTGCAGCCCTTATCGCAGCCTTCGGCAGCGACTACAGGGATTGATCATCACACCGTTCGACGTCATCAAAGCCGATTTGCTAGAGTGCGCCGCTGTACTTGTCTGGAATGCCAGCCCCGATGCTGCCTCGCGCCGAACAGAAACAACAAACCCGCCTTGCGCTGATGGATGCCGCCCGCCACTTGATGGAATCGGGCCGCGGCTTTGGCAGCCTTAGCTTGCGTGAAGTCGCTAAAACCGCCGGCATTGTGCCTACCGGCTTTTATCGCCACTTCAGCGACATGGACCAACTGGGCCTGGCGCTGGTCAGTGAAGTCGGTCAGACCTTTCGCGAAACCATTCGCCTGGTGCGTCACAACGAGCTGTTCATGGGCGGTGTCATCAACGCCTCGGTACGGATCTTTCTCGATGTGGTGCAAGCCAACCGTTCGCAGTTTTTGTTTCTGGCCCGCGAGCAATACGGCGGTTCTCAGCCTGTTCGCCAGGCCATCGGTGCGTTGCGCGAAGACATCACCTCGGACCTTGCGGCAGACCTTGGGTCCAAGCCCAAGTTGCAGCACTTGAACCATGCAGGCCTCACGGTGATTGCCGATCTGGTGGTTAAAAGTGTGTTTGCCGCCTTGCCCGATGTCATCGACCCGCCCGCAGAGGCGCTCCCCGACTACCTGCAACCCCAGGCAAAAATCAGCCAGCAGCTGCGCTTTATCTTTATCGGCCTCAAGCACTGGCAAGGGCTGGGCAGTACCGAGTAAAAGCGCGCACCTTGTTGGTGCGGCATAACACTCGCAGCGCACCATTATCGCTCGCCCCTGCCCGCTCCCCTTCCCCGGATCACTCGCCTTTGTTGTGCAACCCAAGGTTGGCAAGCCCCTTGCTCTGTTCAAGGCATTGTCAATTGCAGGAAGCCTACCGATGTTGGTGATTCATCGCAGAGTTCAGCCCCACCCCGTGTGGAGCGCCGAGTTACACCTCAACTTCGAAGCCCGAAGCAAAAGCCGTTTGCGTTGTTTCAGCAGTGACGCCGAGGACGTAGGCCTGTTCCTTGAGCGCGGACAAGCGCCCCTGCATGACGGCGAATTTCTGCAAGCCCAGGACGGGCGCATCGTGCGGGTGTGTGCCAGCCCCGAAAAGTTGCTGCACGTGACCTGTCTCAATGCCTTTGAGTTGACCCGCGCGGCCTATCACCTGGGCAACCGCCATGTCGCCCTGCAAGTCGGCGATGGCTGGCTGCGCCTGCTCGATGACTACGTGCTCAAGGCCATGCTGGAACAATTGGGCGCGCAGGCCGAAGCCATTGAGGCGCCGTTCCAGCCTGAGCATGGCGCCTACGGCGGCGGTCATCATCACTCCCGCGCAGGCGAAGAAGACTTCAACTACGCGCCGCGCCTGCATCAGTTTGGCGTGCGTTTGTGAGTCCGGCATGGGCGCTGTTGCGCCTGGCCAGCCCACAGCTGCCGATTGGCGGCTACAGCTATTCCCAGGGCCTGGAAATGGCCGTCGAGAATGGCCGGGTATGTAACCCGGCAACTGCCAGCCGCTGGATCAGTGATCAATTGCTGCTCAATCTGGCGCGTTTCGAGGCTCCGTTGCTGCTCGCCCATTGCCGGGCGGCGGCCGAGGAAGACTGGAGTGCCTTGCAGCAGTTTTGCGACGAACACCGCGCCAGTCGTGATACCCGCGAACTGCATCAGGAGAGCCGGCAAATGGGCTACTCCCTGCAGCAACTGCTGATGGGCTTGCCCGAGCTGGATGAGCCTGCACGGCTGTTTCTTGCACAGCAAACCGAGCCGCATCTGGCACTCGGCTGGGCGCTGGCCGCCCGCGCCTGGGGCATCAGCCCGGTGGATGCGCTGTCAGCCTGGTTATGGAGCTGGCTGGAGAACCAATTGGCCGTGCTGATGAAAACCCTGCCGCTGGGCCAGCAAGCAGCTCAACGCATGACCAGCGAATTGTCACCGGCGCTGCAGCAGGCACAGCAACACGCCAGCACCCTCGATTTATCCCGTTTGGGCAGCGCCGCTTTCGGCCTGTCATTGGCGAGCATGGCCCACGAGCGCCAGTACAGCCGTCTGTTCCGTTCCTAGGAGAATGCAATGAACACACAACCTTTACGCGTTGGTATCGGCGGCCCTGTGGGCTCCGGCAAAACCGCCCTGACCCTGGCCCTGTGCCTGGCGTTGCGCGACAAATACAACCTGGCGGTGGTCACCAACGACATTTATACCCGTGAGGATGCCGACTTTCTGGTGCGCAACGAGGCGCTGGCGCCGGAGCGGATCATCGGTGTTGAAACCGGCGGCTGCCCGCACACGGCCATTCGTGAAGATGCGTCGATCAACCTCGAAGCCGTGGATCAGCTGAACCGGCGCTTCCCCGGGCTGGATCTGATTCTGGTGGAGTCGGGTGGGGATAACTTGTCGGCCACCTTCAGCCCGGAACTGTCCGACCTGACGATCTACGTGATCGATGTCTCCGCGGGGGACAAGTTGCCGCGCAAGGGCGGCCCCGGGATTTGCAAATCCGACTTGCTGGTGATCAATAAAATCGATCTCGCGCCGCTGGTGGGCGCATCGCTGGAGCTGATGGACAGCGACACCCGACGCATGCGCGGCGCCAAGCCCTTTGTGTTCAGCAATCAAAAAACCGGCCACGGCCTGGACACCATCGTGGCGTTTATTGAAAAGCAGGGACTGTTGATCACGTAACCCGTTGTTCGCAGCAGTGAGCTGGCTCGCGATCTTTTGTGGGCGCTTTAAAAGATCGCGAGCAAGCTCGCTCCTACAGAGTTTTGCATCACGGTGTATCATGTCGCGCAAACGCCCCAGCCGTGACGACGCCTGCCAATGCCCCATGTAGCCAGCTCCGCCTTCCCGCTTGAACTGACCGCCCTGTTTGCGGCGGTACAGCAGCATTTTCGCCAGGTCATTGTGCCGCTCTGGCAAGGCCCCGGCTGGAATGCCGAGCTGGAACTGCCCTATGAGGCACTCAGCCCCGAGCACCGGCCCCTGGCGCCCCAGCGCTATCGCGCCATGGCCTGCGCCCGTCAACTGTATCTATTCGCCAGCCTGATCGATGACCCCGCCTTCCCCGGCGCCGCCGAGCGGGCGGGCATGTTGTTTCGCTCGCTGCAGAACCACTTTCACGACGCGGTACACGGTGGCTGGTTTTACAGCATCGACCCCGCCGGCGCGCCGCTGGACCCGCGTAAAGACCTCTACACCCACGCCTTCATCATCTTTGCCTGCGCTCATTATTGGGCCAAAGTGCGTGAGCCTTGCGTGGAGTCAGTGCTTAATGCAGCGCTGAAAGTTGTCGCCGAGCGCTTCAGTGACGGTAATGGCCTGTACGAAGCCAGCCTCGACCAGGACTGGTCAACACTAAATAGCGGCCCGCTGCAAAACCCGTTGATGCATTTGGCCGAAGCGTTTCTGGCAACTCTGTCGGTGCGCGACGATGCGCAGGTACACACAGCCTTGCTGGCACTGGCCCATGGCATGCAGCAACGCTTTATCGAGCCTGTGCATAACGCATTGCTCGAAAAGCCGCTGGGAGCTGTGGATAACTGGTTTGAACCGGGGCATCAGTTTGAGTGGTTCTACTTGCTGGAGTCCTCGCCGCTGCTGCGTCAAACAGCGTTGCACGACTCGCTTGCGGTCGCCTTCGACTTTGCCGAGCAGGTTGGGGTTGACCCGCAGACCGGGGCGGTCTGCGGCATGCTGGCTCCGGATGGCACGCTGCGTGATGGCACCCAGCGCATCTGGGCCCAGGCCGAGTACCTGCGCGCCCTGACCTTGCGCCCTACCCCCTGCCCCGTCTGCAACGCCAATTGCATGCGCTGCAGCAGAACTTTTTACATGCGGGGGGCTGGTATGAATGCCGTGATGCGGCAGGTGATGTGAGCCGACAGGACATGCCTTCGACGACCCCGTATCACCTGGCCACCTGCTACAGCGGCCTGGCGCAATTTTTGTAGGAGCGAGCTTGCTGTAGGAGCGAGCTTGCTCGCGAGCTCTTTCCATATGTTCACGGGAAAATCTCGCAAGCAAGCTCGCTCCTAAAGGGTCAGGCAATCCACTTGCGATCGCCGGTGAAGCAGATGGTCAGCCAGCGGGCGCTGTCAGCGGCGCCCAACATGCCTGAGATTTCTTCACGAATCGCGTCCAGAGTCTTGATACCGGTCAGCGGGTAACCCGCCGGCAGCACAATGTGAATCTCGATAAAGCGCGCCCGCCCATGCTTTTGCACATAGGTTTTGTAGCCCTCAAAGCCATGGCGCGCCGAGATGTCTTCGAGCACCTCACGCACCTTGTCATCGAGCTTGTCCGGGGCGATACCCAGGACGTCGCGCAAGGCCGGCCTGAGAATTTTGAACGAGGGCGCCAGCATGCTGAAAGCCAGCAAAATCAGGATCGCCGGGTCAACATAGGCCGCCCACTGTGCATAACCCTGCTGTTTCAAAATCAGCGCCGTGACAAAACTTATCAACAACCCCACCGAGAGCATGGCGTCCACCAGCCAACTGATGTTGTCGAACTGGATCAGGGTTGATTTAAGCTTGCGGTTTTTACGCCGGACCCAGAAGTAATACGCGAACTCGATCACGGTAAACACCGCCGCGTATACGATCACCAGACCCAGTTCAATATCGCGCCCGCCATTGATAATGCCGAACACGCCATTGAGAAAGGCGTAGATCGCAATCAAAAACAGGAAACTGCCTTCGATCAACAAGACCATGGGCTCAAGGTGCCAGAAGCCGAACTGGAACCGCTGATTGCTTTCTTTGGCGATCAGCTGTGCCGTAATCAGCATCAGTACTTTGATAAAGGTCGCGATCAAAGAGAAAAATCCATCGAACAAGATGGATTGGGAACCCGAAATGACGCCTGTCACGATGCCGGCGATGGCCACCGCGAACATAAGAATGGTCGATTGTTTGAGCAGGTTCTGCTCACCACGGTTACTCACAAAAACTCCTTTTCAGCCCGGTTGAATGCGACCCCCTCAAGAGGTCGCTAATGGGCTGCCAGGGGTGAGTTTACTCCTTGGCATGGCGCTCGATGGCAAAACCGCTCCAGGACTGCGTGACGGGCATCAGCTCCAGGCGATTAATGTTGATGTGGGCCGGGGTATTGAGTACCCAGAAAATCGTGTCGGCGATGTCTTGCGGCTGGATCGGCTCAGCCCCTTGGTAGGTGGCGTCATAGCGTGCCTTGTCGCCGCCAAAGCGCACCATCGAGAATTCGCTTTCGCACAGACCCGGCTCAACGTTGCTGACCCGCACGCCCGTGCCCTGCAAGTCGCAACGCAAGTTCAGGGAAAACTGTTTAACGAAGGCTTTGGTGCCGCCGTACACATGGCTGCCCGGGTACGGATAGCTGCCGGCGATGGAACCCAGATTGACGATGCCCGCACCGCGGCCGTAGGCAATCAGACGGGGCAACAGCAGGCGCGTGGTGTAGAGCAGCCCCTTGATGTTGGTATCGACCATGGTTTCCCAATCGTCGAGGTCGCACTTGGGCGCCGGGTCGGTGCCCAGCGCCAGGCCCGCATTGTTGATAAGTCCGCGCAGCTTGCTGAACGACGGTGGCAAATTGGCAATTGCCTCTTCCATTGCCTTGCGGTCACGTACATCCACGACCAGGCCATGCACTTCGGTCTGGGTGGACAGTTCCGCACACAGTGCATCCAGACGCTCTTTACGGCGACCGGTCAGCACCAGCTTCCAGCCTGCTTGCGCAAACTTGCGTGCGCAGGCCTCACCAAATCCGGAAGTCGCGCCCGTAATAAACAGGGTGGAAGTCATCGTGTTCTCCTTGGCTGGCGGGCATCGGCCGCCGTTGAATAAGACGGGGAGCAGAATGCCCCGACTGCGATTGGGCGGCAAGCGGGCACAGGATTGCGGGCCACGCCTGTACAAAAAACGATCAACCCCTTGCAGGCCATGCCACGTAAGGGCTTGAGCCATATACGCTCACGTTATCCACAGGCCCGTCCACAGTCTTTGGGGGCAACTCTAAAATGCTCGAAGCCTCTATCCACAAGGGCTTGAGCGCTTACTCAAGAGTTTTTAACTTGACCGCAGCACAGCCAACATGCAGGCGCCCCAAAAAGGTGCAACCCGGTAAAACCTGTTAGATAGCCAGAGGCCAGTAATTACGTAGCTCCGGGCATTCTTTCCAGAGTTTAACCACAGACTTATCCACAGGTTAGTTATCGACTAAGGACTATGTTAATAACTGAACAAATCTGTTGACAAATCCTGCGGAAAGCCAGGCAAAAACCACTGATCAAAAAACAACCACACCCATGCAGCCCCCGAAAACAAAGGCCTGCAGCCAACTACTCCCACGTTACCCACAGCCACCTCCACAGCAAACGGGGACAAGTCAAAATGATGACAAAACAGCTATTTACAGCGGCTTTATGTCGCGCTTTGGCAAGGTCGGAATATTGTTTTCCACAATTTCAAAAAGGCGCTCTGAGAAAGCAAAAAGCCCCTGCAAAGGGGCTGTGAGAATTGTAGGAGCGAGCTTGCCCGCGAGATTTTCAAAGAGCTCGCGAGCAAGCTCGCTCCTACGGGTACAGGGTGAACGGTTTAGTGCCCGCCTAAATACGCATTGCGTACTTCTTCGTTGCTTAACAGTTCCTTGCCGGTACCGGTCAGACGGATTTCGCCGTTGACCATCACGTAAGCGCGGTCCGACAGGCGCAGGGCGTGGTTGGCGTTTTGCTCGACCAGAAAGATGGTCATGCCCGTGGATGCCAGTTCACGCAAGGTCGCGAAAATCTGCTTCACCACGATCGGCGCCAGCCCCAGGCTGGGTTCGTCCAGCAACAGCAGCTTGGGACGGCTCATCAGGGCCCGGGCAATGGCGAGCATTTGCTGCTCGCCGCCCGACATGGTCATTGCCCGCTGATTGCGCCGCTCCTTGAGCCGCGGGAACAGTTCAAACATGCGCTGCATGTCTTCGTCGACGTGCTTGTCCCCGATGGGGATGGTGCCCATCAGCAGGTTTTCCTCCACCGTCATGTCCGGGAAAACGCGGCGACCTTCCGGCGATTGGGCGATACCGTTGGAAGCAATGTAGTGCGAAGACTTCTGTGTGATGTCCACCCCCTGATAGAGGATCTGCCCGCCGCTGGCCCGTGGCTGGCCGAAAATCGACATCAGCAGCGTGGATTTGCCCGCGCCGTTGGAGCCGATCAGGCTCACGGTTTCACCTTCTTCAATGTGCATCGAGACCTTCTTCAGGGCCTGGATCGGCCCGTAGTGAACGTCCAGCTCCTTGAGTTCGAGGATCGTGCCCGTCATATCAGCTCCTCTTCATCTGCGCCAAGGTAGGCCGCGATCACTTTCGGGTCGTTGCGAATATCTTGCGGCCCGCCCTGTGCGATCACGTTGCCGTGGTCGAGCACCACGATGTGATCAGAAATACTCATGACCATCCCCATGTCGTGTTCGATCAGCACCACGGTCAAGTCGTGGTCGTCACGCAGCAGGCGAATCATCGCACTGAGCGCCTCGGTTTCTTGCGGGTTAAGCCCGGCCGCCGGTTCGTCGAGGCAGATGATTTGCGGGCGCGTGCACATGGCCCTGGCAATTTCCAGGCGCCGCTGCTGGCCGTAAGACAATTCCCCGGCCAGACGGTTGGCGCAGCCCACCAGGTCGACGACCTCCAGCCAGTAAAACGCATGGTCCAGCGCATCGCTTTCGGCCTTGCGGTAGCCCTTGGTGTTGAGGATGCCCGCCAGCATGTTGCGGTTGACCCACATGTGCTGGGCCACCAGCAGGTTTTCCAGCACGGACATTTCCTTGAACAGACGAATGTTCTGGAAAGTCCGCGCCAGCCCTGCCCGGTTGACCAGATGGGTACCCCCGAACATCTTGTAGAACAGGCGGCTGGCAAAGGCTTTGGGCGAGACAAAGTCAGTCAGCCTGAACGGCTCGCCCAGCAGCTTGATGACATTGGTGCGCGTGCCACGGGCATTGAGTTCGATCCTGCCGCCGCTGGCTTTATAAAACCCGGTCAGACAGTTGAATACCGTGGTTTTCCCCGCCCCGTTAGGGCCGATAAGGGCAAAGATCGAGTTGCGTTTGACCTGCAGGCTGACATCGCTCAGAGCCTTGATCCCGCCGAAGTGCATCATGAGCTTGTCGACCGAGAGCACTACATCATCATTCGTGGAGAGTTCTTTCATGGCGCGACTCCCTTACGTGGCTTGACCCCGACACGACTGACCCGAATCAGGCCCCGCGGCCGCCAGATCATCATCAACACCATCAATACGCCAAACAACAGCACCCGGTACTCGGCAAAACTGCGCAACAGTTCCGGCGCCACCGTCAGGACAAATGCCGCGATCACCACCCCCACTGTCGAGCCCATACCGCCGAGCACCACAATGGCGAGGATCAGCGCCGACTCAAAGAACGTGAACGAAGACGGGTTGACGAACCCTTGATAGCTGGCAAAAAACACACCGGCCAGGCCCGCCGTCGAGGCACCGAGGGTGAAGGCGGAAAGTTTGACCAGCACGTGATTCAGGCCCATGGAGCGACAGGCGATTTCGTCTTCACGCAATGCTTCCCAGGCGCGCCCGATCGGCATGCGAGTCAGGCGGTGCTTGATGTACAGCACCAGCAACACCACCAGAAACAGCACAATGTAGATAAACAGGAATTTGATATTGGGGTTGTAGTCCAGACCGAAGAACTGATGAAACGGCACCCCGCCATCCTTGGCCACACGACCGAACTCCAGGCCGAAAAACGTCGGCGATGGCACCGGCATGCCGTTGGGGCCACCGGTAAAGGAGAGCCAGTTGTTGAGCACCAGCCGAATGATTTCACCGAAGCCCAAAGTCACGATGGCCAGGTAATCACCATGCATTCGCAACACCGGGAACCCGAGAATGCACCCGGCCATCGCCGCCGCAATGGCCGCCAGCGGCAGCACCGACCAGAAACCCAGGCCCAGATACTGATAACCCAGAGCCAGACCGTAGGCACCGATGGCATAGAACGCCACGTAGCCCAGGTCGAGCAGACCCGCCAGGCCGACCACGATGTTGAGCCCCAGCCCCAGCAACACGTAGATCAGGCCGAGGATGACCACCGTCAGGATGTACTTGTTGGCGAAGAACGGAAAAACGATGGCAATCACGATCAGCAGCGGCACGATCCAGCGCAGTCGTGACTTGTAATCCGGTGGCAGCACGTGCACGCCGGAGCCGGTGGACTCGAACCCCTGAAGGATTTTCAGGCCCCTGCCCGTTTGCAGGAACAGGCTGAGAACGAAGCGCCCCACCATCACGATCGCAACCAGCCAGCCGACCCGCGCCGGTTGCAGGTTAAAGCTGTAACCGTCGAGCACTACGCCGACGATGGGTCCAAACACAATCAATGAGATCAACCCGGCAAGGATCGAGTCAACGACGCTTTTCTTGATATCAACCGGTTTATTAATGGCTGCAGACATACTTACACCTTCGCCACGAGAGGACGACCCAGCAGGCCTTGGGGACGGAAAATCAGAATCAGCACCAGCAGTGAGAAACTGAACACATCTTTGTAATCGGAGTTAACCAGGCCAGCAAAAAGCGACTCGGAAATACCCAGGATGATCCCGCCGAGCATGGCGCCGGGCAACGATCCGATCCCGCCGAGTACCGCAGCCGTGAAGGCCTTGATCCCGATAATGAAGCCGGCGTAAAAGTCGAACGTGCCGTAGTTCATGGTAATCAGCACCCCGGCCAGCGCGGCCATGGCAGCACCTATTACGAACACGTAGGAAATCACCCGATCGGTGTTGATTCCCAGGATCGACGCCATCTTGCGGTCTTGTTGGGTCGCACGGCACATGCGCCCCAGCTGGGTGTATTTGATGATGTAGGTCAGCAGGCCCATGCCCGCGAAGGCCGCGATCAGAATGAAGACTTTGGTGTAGGTCAGCTGGACAAAGCCGGTGCCGATATCGACGCGCCAGGAACCACTGAGCAGTGTAGGGACGCCTTGCTGGCGCGAGCCCTGGGCAATTTGCACATAGTTCTGCAGGATCAGGGAAATACCGATGGCGCTGATCAGCGGCGCCAGCCGTGTGGAGTTTCGCAGGGGTTTGTACGCCACGCGTTCGATCACCCAGCCATACACGCCAGTCACTATGACGGTGAAGACCAGGGTGCCCAACATCAGCAGCGGGAAAGACTCAACGCCGAAGTATGCCAACAGAGCCAGACTGATCGCCGCGAGGTAAGCGGAGATCATGTACACCTCGCCGTGGGCGAAGTTGATCATGCCGATGATGCCGTAGACCATTGTGTAGCCGATGGCAATCAGGCCGTAAACAGACCCGAGGGTCAGGCCGTTCAGCAGTTGCTGTAGGAATATACCGTCCATAACGCAATCTCACGCACTTGAGCCATTGCACAAACGTGCCTGCAAGGCACGGTTTGCGCGGCTCCTGGAAAAGAAGACAGGTGATGCAGACATGCCTGATGCCCTTTGTCTGTAGGAGCGAGCGTGCTCGCGATCTTTAACAGCTCGCGAGCACGCTCGCTCCTACAGAAGAAGGCAGAGCGGCTTATCTCACTTCTGTTTTTCCAGCTGGTGATACTTGCCGTCCTTGTCCCACTGGTAAACCACGTAGTCAGAGACTTTGAGGTCGCCTTTGGCGTCCCATTCCTTCTTGCCCATCACGGTTTCTACCGGGTGGGCCTTGAGCCACTTGGCAGCGTCTTCGCCCTTGTTGGACTTGGCGCCGTTGAAGGCATCTGCCAGGGCCTGTACCGAGGCGTAGGCGTACAGGGTGTAGCCTTCCGGCTCGGTGCCGGCTTTACGGAACTGCTCAACCACCGCCTTGCTGTCCGGTAGCAGGCGCGGGTCGGCGCCGAAGGTCATGTACACACCATCGACATACTGCGGGCCGCCTGCGGTGGCCACCAGTTCGTCGGTTACAACACCATCATCGGACATGAACTTCACATCCTTGAGGCCGGCCTCACGCAGTTGACGCACCAGAGGCCCCGCTTCCGGATGCAGGCCACCGAAATACACCACATCGGCTCCCAGCGAACGGATTTTGGTTACCAGGGCACTGAAGTCTTTTTCGCCACGGGTAAGCCCTTCTTCCAGGATCGGCTTCACGCCGCGCTTGGTCAGTTGCGCGCTGGTGGCATCGGCCAGACCTTTACCGTAGGTGTCCTTGTCGTTGATAACGGCGACTTTCTTGCCCTTGAGCACGTCGACAATGTAGTCGCCCGCCACGATGCCCTGCTGGTCATCGCGCCCGCACATACGGAACACCGCGTCCAGCTTGCGCTCGGTAACCTGCGGGTTGGTCGAGCCCGGCGTAATCATGATGACACCGGCATCGGCATACACATCCGACGCCGGGATGGTGTTCGAAGAACAGAAGTGACCTACAACCCCGATGACCTTGTCCTGATCGACCAAACGGTTGGCAACCGCTACAGCCTGCTTGGGCTCACAGGCATCGTCGCCCGCCACCAGCTTGATTTGCTCGCCGTTAATCCCGCCTGCCTTGTTGATTGCATCCGCAGCCGCCTGCGCACCCTTCATGTACTGCTCGCCAAATGCAGCGTTGGCACCGGTCATCGGGCCCGCCACACCGATTTTCACATCAGCCTGAACAAACGAAGAAACACCCAACGCTGCTGCTACGGCGAGGGCCAGAAAACCTTTCTTGTAGAACGTCTGCGACATGAGGTGGTGCTCCTGAGGTTTTATTAGATGGCACTTCGACTTCACGGGAAGCTCAGAGCAAGGCGCGTGCCATTGGTTTTTTATTCTTAAAAAAGCCGCTGTCTTATTGTTATATCGACTGTTTTGAGCCCATTTTCATTGGGCGTGCAACCGTCTAGACCGAGGAAGGTGAAACCGTTTTTGATGGGCTGGTGATACCTGAAACAACAAGTGTTGCAACCGGGTTGCCCGGCACCGGGCAACCACTCTGTAACCACCCGCGTCACCTAACTGCACACTCCCGGTGCACGACTGCTACAGGCCGCACCATCAGAGGCTGGTCGCCGCCGGGGCAAATGCGTCAGCGAGGATGGAAAACGTTGTCAGATGACAATCCGCAAACATTGACCGGCGTGGTACAGCGAAAACCCGGCTTCGTACAGACAACTGCGCAGCCCCGTGCCAGACAGCGGCCGCATCGGTGCAAAGGGTATCGGCAGGGCTTTGGCATCGCCGTTACACAGGTAATCGGCAAATGCTTTACCCACCACTGTGC
Coding sequences within it:
- the ureG gene encoding urease accessory protein UreG, yielding MNTQPLRVGIGGPVGSGKTALTLALCLALRDKYNLAVVTNDIYTREDADFLVRNEALAPERIIGVETGGCPHTAIREDASINLEAVDQLNRRFPGLDLILVESGGDNLSATFSPELSDLTIYVIDVSAGDKLPRKGGPGICKSDLLVINKIDLAPLVGASLELMDSDTRRMRGAKPFVFSNQKTGHGLDTIVAFIEKQGLLIT
- a CDS encoding urease accessory protein UreF, giving the protein MSPAWALLRLASPQLPIGGYSYSQGLEMAVENGRVCNPATASRWISDQLLLNLARFEAPLLLAHCRAAAEEDWSALQQFCDEHRASRDTRELHQESRQMGYSLQQLLMGLPELDEPARLFLAQQTEPHLALGWALAARAWGISPVDALSAWLWSWLENQLAVLMKTLPLGQQAAQRMTSELSPALQQAQQHASTLDLSRLGSAAFGLSLASMAHERQYSRLFRS
- a CDS encoding TetR family transcriptional regulator, whose translation is MLPRAEQKQQTRLALMDAARHLMESGRGFGSLSLREVAKTAGIVPTGFYRHFSDMDQLGLALVSEVGQTFRETIRLVRHNELFMGGVINASVRIFLDVVQANRSQFLFLAREQYGGSQPVRQAIGALREDITSDLAADLGSKPKLQHLNHAGLTVIADLVVKSVFAALPDVIDPPAEALPDYLQPQAKISQQLRFIFIGLKHWQGLGSTE
- the ureE gene encoding urease accessory protein UreE, which gives rise to MLVIHRRVQPHPVWSAELHLNFEARSKSRLRCFSSDAEDVGLFLERGQAPLHDGEFLQAQDGRIVRVCASPEKLLHVTCLNAFELTRAAYHLGNRHVALQVGDGWLRLLDDYVLKAMLEQLGAQAEAIEAPFQPEHGAYGGGHHHSRAGEEDFNYAPRLHQFGVRL
- a CDS encoding SDR family oxidoreductase, which codes for MTSTLFITGATSGFGEACARKFAQAGWKLVLTGRRKERLDALCAELSTQTEVHGLVVDVRDRKAMEEAIANLPPSFSKLRGLINNAGLALGTDPAPKCDLDDWETMVDTNIKGLLYTTRLLLPRLIAYGRGAGIVNLGSIAGSYPYPGSHVYGGTKAFVKQFSLNLRCDLQGTGVRVSNVEPGLCESEFSMVRFGGDKARYDATYQGAEPIQPQDIADTIFWVLNTPAHININRLELMPVTQSWSGFAIERHAKE
- a CDS encoding ABC transporter ATP-binding protein gives rise to the protein MTGTILELKELDVHYGPIQALKKVSMHIEEGETVSLIGSNGAGKSTLLMSIFGQPRASGGQILYQGVDITQKSSHYIASNGIAQSPEGRRVFPDMTVEENLLMGTIPIGDKHVDEDMQRMFELFPRLKERRNQRAMTMSGGEQQMLAIARALMSRPKLLLLDEPSLGLAPIVVKQIFATLRELASTGMTIFLVEQNANHALRLSDRAYVMVNGEIRLTGTGKELLSNEEVRNAYLGGH
- a CDS encoding cation diffusion facilitator family transporter encodes the protein MSNRGEQNLLKQSTILMFAVAIAGIVTGVISGSQSILFDGFFSLIATFIKVLMLITAQLIAKESNQRFQFGFWHLEPMVLLIEGSFLFLIAIYAFLNGVFGIINGGRDIELGLVIVYAAVFTVIEFAYYFWVRRKNRKLKSTLIQFDNISWLVDAMLSVGLLISFVTALILKQQGYAQWAAYVDPAILILLAFSMLAPSFKILRPALRDVLGIAPDKLDDKVREVLEDISARHGFEGYKTYVQKHGRARFIEIHIVLPAGYPLTGIKTLDAIREEISGMLGAADSARWLTICFTGDRKWIA